The following proteins are co-located in the Phoenix dactylifera cultivar Barhee BC4 unplaced genomic scaffold, palm_55x_up_171113_PBpolish2nd_filt_p 000077F, whole genome shotgun sequence genome:
- the LOC103721675 gene encoding probable polygalacturonase isoform X4, which produces MKRQVVVLLVLVVAHAVRGNGGEDGHCKYKRGLNPRPHSVSITDFGAIGDGLTLNTLAFQNAIFYLKSFADKGGAQLYVPKGRWLTGSFNLTSHLTLFLDKDAIIIGTQWPIIEPLPSYGQGLDLPGGRHGSLINGQNLTDVVITGDNGTIDGQGSVWWGWFHTHTLNFSRPHLVELVSSNDVVISNLTFLNSPAWSIHPVYCSNVEIQKITIRTSSKSLFTSGIVPDSCSYICIEDCSINVSHDAIALKSGWDNYGISFGRPSSNIHINNVHLQTSLGSAIAFGSEMSGGISDIYVEHLHVHDSFTGIKLKTIRGRGGFIENIVISDVKMENVHEAFRFTGHCGSHPDDQYDPDALPVVKQITLKNVVGTNISIAGVLSGIEDDPFTAICLSNINLSITLDASASWVCSNVSGFSESVFPQPCSDLQIPYSNSSLACFSLLNYKAIAAAK; this is translated from the exons ATGAAGAGGCAA GTAGTTGTGCTATTAGTTTTAGTAGTTGCTCATGCTGTCAGAGGCAATGGAGGGGAGGATGGGCACTGCAAATACAAGAGGGGTTTGAACCCAAGACCGCACAGTGTTTCCATAACGGATTTTGGCGCCATCGGAGACGGGTTGACACTAAATACACTTGCCTTTCAGAATGCTATCTTCTATTTGAAGTCATTTGCCGACAAGGGCGGCGCTCAGCTGTATGTTCCTAAAGGGAGGTGGCTGACTGGAAGTTTCAACCTCACCAGCCACCTTACCCTCTTTTTGGACAAGGATGCCATTATAATTGGCACTCAG TGGCCTATTATTGAGCCATTACCCTCGTATGGCCAAGGCCTAGATCTTCCAGGTGGAAGGCATGGTAGCTTGATAAATGGGCAAAACTTGACAGATGTAGTGATAACAG GTGATAATGGAACCATCGATGGTCAGGGTTCTGTTTGGTGGGGGTGGTTCCATACTCACACCTTAAACTTTAGCCGTCCTCACCTTGTGGAGCTTGTGAGTTCCAATGATGTTGTGATTTCAAATTTGACATTCTTGAACTCCCCTGCTTGGAGCATTCATCCAGTATACTGTag CAATGTGGAGATTCAGAAAATAACAATCCGCACTTCATCCAAGTCTCTATTTACAAGCGGTATAGTTCCAG ATTCATGCTCATATATATGCATTGAGGATTGCAGCATTAATGTCTCACATGATGCCATTGCTCTGAAGAGCGGTTGGGACAACTATGGAATCTCTTTTGGAAGACCTTCCTCAAACATTCACATTAACAATGTCCACCTGCAGACTTCTCTTGGCTCTGCGATTGCCTTCGGGAGTGAGATGTCTGGTGGAATATCTGACATATACGTTGAGCACCTGCATGTCCATGATTCTTTCACCGGTATAAAATTGAAGACTATCCGAGGCCGAGGTGGTTTCATTGAAAACATAGTCATATCGGATGTCAAGATGGAAAATGTTCATGAGGCTTTTCGGTTCACAGGACATTGTGGCAGCCATCCTGATGACCAATACGATCCTGATGCTCTTCCGGTCGTCAAGCAGATTACCCTTAAGAATGTGGTTGGCACAAACATTTCCATTGCTGGTGTCCTCTCCGGAATTGAAGATGATCCCTTCACTGCTATCTGCCTTTCAAACATCAACTTGTCTATCACCTTAGATGCTTCTGCTTCATGGGTTTGTTCAAATGTCTCAGGGTTCTCTGAATCAGTCTTCCCTCAACCATGCTCCGACCTCCAAATCCCATACTCAAATTCTTCTCTCGCGTGCTTCTCACTTCTAAACTACAAAGCAATTGCAGCAGCCAAATAG
- the LOC103721675 gene encoding probable polygalacturonase isoform X2 — MKRQVVVLLVLVVAHAVRGNGGEDGHCKYKRGLNPRPHSVSITDFGAIGDGLTLNTLAFQNAIFYLKSFADKGGAQLYVPKGRWLTGSFNLTSHLTLFLDKDAIIIGTQVFFYNWPIIEPLPSYGQGLDLPGGRHGSLINGQNLTDVVITGDNGTIDGQGSVWWGWFHTHTLNFSRPHLVELVSSNDVVISNLTFLNSPAWSIHPVYCSNVEIQKITIRTSSKSLFTSGIVPDSCSYICIEDCSINVSHDAIALKSGWDNYGISFGRPSSNIHINNVHLQTSLGSAIAFGSEMSGGISDIYVEHLHVHDSFTGIKLKTIRGRGGFIENIVISDVKMENVHEAFRFTGHCGSHPDDQYDPDALPVVKQITLKNVVGTNISIAGVLSGIEDDPFTAICLSNINLSITLDASASWVCSNVSGFSESVFPQPCSDLQIPYSNSSLACFSLLNYKAIAAAK, encoded by the exons ATGAAGAGGCAA GTAGTTGTGCTATTAGTTTTAGTAGTTGCTCATGCTGTCAGAGGCAATGGAGGGGAGGATGGGCACTGCAAATACAAGAGGGGTTTGAACCCAAGACCGCACAGTGTTTCCATAACGGATTTTGGCGCCATCGGAGACGGGTTGACACTAAATACACTTGCCTTTCAGAATGCTATCTTCTATTTGAAGTCATTTGCCGACAAGGGCGGCGCTCAGCTGTATGTTCCTAAAGGGAGGTGGCTGACTGGAAGTTTCAACCTCACCAGCCACCTTACCCTCTTTTTGGACAAGGATGCCATTATAATTGGCACTCAGGTCTTCTTCTATAAT TGGCCTATTATTGAGCCATTACCCTCGTATGGCCAAGGCCTAGATCTTCCAGGTGGAAGGCATGGTAGCTTGATAAATGGGCAAAACTTGACAGATGTAGTGATAACAG GTGATAATGGAACCATCGATGGTCAGGGTTCTGTTTGGTGGGGGTGGTTCCATACTCACACCTTAAACTTTAGCCGTCCTCACCTTGTGGAGCTTGTGAGTTCCAATGATGTTGTGATTTCAAATTTGACATTCTTGAACTCCCCTGCTTGGAGCATTCATCCAGTATACTGTag CAATGTGGAGATTCAGAAAATAACAATCCGCACTTCATCCAAGTCTCTATTTACAAGCGGTATAGTTCCAG ATTCATGCTCATATATATGCATTGAGGATTGCAGCATTAATGTCTCACATGATGCCATTGCTCTGAAGAGCGGTTGGGACAACTATGGAATCTCTTTTGGAAGACCTTCCTCAAACATTCACATTAACAATGTCCACCTGCAGACTTCTCTTGGCTCTGCGATTGCCTTCGGGAGTGAGATGTCTGGTGGAATATCTGACATATACGTTGAGCACCTGCATGTCCATGATTCTTTCACCGGTATAAAATTGAAGACTATCCGAGGCCGAGGTGGTTTCATTGAAAACATAGTCATATCGGATGTCAAGATGGAAAATGTTCATGAGGCTTTTCGGTTCACAGGACATTGTGGCAGCCATCCTGATGACCAATACGATCCTGATGCTCTTCCGGTCGTCAAGCAGATTACCCTTAAGAATGTGGTTGGCACAAACATTTCCATTGCTGGTGTCCTCTCCGGAATTGAAGATGATCCCTTCACTGCTATCTGCCTTTCAAACATCAACTTGTCTATCACCTTAGATGCTTCTGCTTCATGGGTTTGTTCAAATGTCTCAGGGTTCTCTGAATCAGTCTTCCCTCAACCATGCTCCGACCTCCAAATCCCATACTCAAATTCTTCTCTCGCGTGCTTCTCACTTCTAAACTACAAAGCAATTGCAGCAGCCAAATAG
- the LOC103721675 gene encoding probable polygalacturonase isoform X1 — protein sequence MKRQVVVLLVLVVAHAVRGNGGEDGHCKYKRGLNPRPHSVSITDFGAIGDGLTLNTLAFQNAIFYLKSFADKGGAQLYVPKGRWLTGSFNLTSHLTLFLDKDAIIIGTQVFFYNESSQWPIIEPLPSYGQGLDLPGGRHGSLINGQNLTDVVITGDNGTIDGQGSVWWGWFHTHTLNFSRPHLVELVSSNDVVISNLTFLNSPAWSIHPVYCSNVEIQKITIRTSSKSLFTSGIVPDSCSYICIEDCSINVSHDAIALKSGWDNYGISFGRPSSNIHINNVHLQTSLGSAIAFGSEMSGGISDIYVEHLHVHDSFTGIKLKTIRGRGGFIENIVISDVKMENVHEAFRFTGHCGSHPDDQYDPDALPVVKQITLKNVVGTNISIAGVLSGIEDDPFTAICLSNINLSITLDASASWVCSNVSGFSESVFPQPCSDLQIPYSNSSLACFSLLNYKAIAAAK from the exons ATGAAGAGGCAA GTAGTTGTGCTATTAGTTTTAGTAGTTGCTCATGCTGTCAGAGGCAATGGAGGGGAGGATGGGCACTGCAAATACAAGAGGGGTTTGAACCCAAGACCGCACAGTGTTTCCATAACGGATTTTGGCGCCATCGGAGACGGGTTGACACTAAATACACTTGCCTTTCAGAATGCTATCTTCTATTTGAAGTCATTTGCCGACAAGGGCGGCGCTCAGCTGTATGTTCCTAAAGGGAGGTGGCTGACTGGAAGTTTCAACCTCACCAGCCACCTTACCCTCTTTTTGGACAAGGATGCCATTATAATTGGCACTCAGGTCTTCTTCTATAAT GAATCATCTCAGTGGCCTATTATTGAGCCATTACCCTCGTATGGCCAAGGCCTAGATCTTCCAGGTGGAAGGCATGGTAGCTTGATAAATGGGCAAAACTTGACAGATGTAGTGATAACAG GTGATAATGGAACCATCGATGGTCAGGGTTCTGTTTGGTGGGGGTGGTTCCATACTCACACCTTAAACTTTAGCCGTCCTCACCTTGTGGAGCTTGTGAGTTCCAATGATGTTGTGATTTCAAATTTGACATTCTTGAACTCCCCTGCTTGGAGCATTCATCCAGTATACTGTag CAATGTGGAGATTCAGAAAATAACAATCCGCACTTCATCCAAGTCTCTATTTACAAGCGGTATAGTTCCAG ATTCATGCTCATATATATGCATTGAGGATTGCAGCATTAATGTCTCACATGATGCCATTGCTCTGAAGAGCGGTTGGGACAACTATGGAATCTCTTTTGGAAGACCTTCCTCAAACATTCACATTAACAATGTCCACCTGCAGACTTCTCTTGGCTCTGCGATTGCCTTCGGGAGTGAGATGTCTGGTGGAATATCTGACATATACGTTGAGCACCTGCATGTCCATGATTCTTTCACCGGTATAAAATTGAAGACTATCCGAGGCCGAGGTGGTTTCATTGAAAACATAGTCATATCGGATGTCAAGATGGAAAATGTTCATGAGGCTTTTCGGTTCACAGGACATTGTGGCAGCCATCCTGATGACCAATACGATCCTGATGCTCTTCCGGTCGTCAAGCAGATTACCCTTAAGAATGTGGTTGGCACAAACATTTCCATTGCTGGTGTCCTCTCCGGAATTGAAGATGATCCCTTCACTGCTATCTGCCTTTCAAACATCAACTTGTCTATCACCTTAGATGCTTCTGCTTCATGGGTTTGTTCAAATGTCTCAGGGTTCTCTGAATCAGTCTTCCCTCAACCATGCTCCGACCTCCAAATCCCATACTCAAATTCTTCTCTCGCGTGCTTCTCACTTCTAAACTACAAAGCAATTGCAGCAGCCAAATAG
- the LOC103721675 gene encoding probable polygalacturonase isoform X3, producing the protein MKRQVVVLLVLVVAHAVRGNGGEDGHCKYKRGLNPRPHSVSITDFGAIGDGLTLNTLAFQNAIFYLKSFADKGGAQLYVPKGRWLTGSFNLTSHLTLFLDKDAIIIGTQESSQWPIIEPLPSYGQGLDLPGGRHGSLINGQNLTDVVITGDNGTIDGQGSVWWGWFHTHTLNFSRPHLVELVSSNDVVISNLTFLNSPAWSIHPVYCSNVEIQKITIRTSSKSLFTSGIVPDSCSYICIEDCSINVSHDAIALKSGWDNYGISFGRPSSNIHINNVHLQTSLGSAIAFGSEMSGGISDIYVEHLHVHDSFTGIKLKTIRGRGGFIENIVISDVKMENVHEAFRFTGHCGSHPDDQYDPDALPVVKQITLKNVVGTNISIAGVLSGIEDDPFTAICLSNINLSITLDASASWVCSNVSGFSESVFPQPCSDLQIPYSNSSLACFSLLNYKAIAAAK; encoded by the exons ATGAAGAGGCAA GTAGTTGTGCTATTAGTTTTAGTAGTTGCTCATGCTGTCAGAGGCAATGGAGGGGAGGATGGGCACTGCAAATACAAGAGGGGTTTGAACCCAAGACCGCACAGTGTTTCCATAACGGATTTTGGCGCCATCGGAGACGGGTTGACACTAAATACACTTGCCTTTCAGAATGCTATCTTCTATTTGAAGTCATTTGCCGACAAGGGCGGCGCTCAGCTGTATGTTCCTAAAGGGAGGTGGCTGACTGGAAGTTTCAACCTCACCAGCCACCTTACCCTCTTTTTGGACAAGGATGCCATTATAATTGGCACTCAG GAATCATCTCAGTGGCCTATTATTGAGCCATTACCCTCGTATGGCCAAGGCCTAGATCTTCCAGGTGGAAGGCATGGTAGCTTGATAAATGGGCAAAACTTGACAGATGTAGTGATAACAG GTGATAATGGAACCATCGATGGTCAGGGTTCTGTTTGGTGGGGGTGGTTCCATACTCACACCTTAAACTTTAGCCGTCCTCACCTTGTGGAGCTTGTGAGTTCCAATGATGTTGTGATTTCAAATTTGACATTCTTGAACTCCCCTGCTTGGAGCATTCATCCAGTATACTGTag CAATGTGGAGATTCAGAAAATAACAATCCGCACTTCATCCAAGTCTCTATTTACAAGCGGTATAGTTCCAG ATTCATGCTCATATATATGCATTGAGGATTGCAGCATTAATGTCTCACATGATGCCATTGCTCTGAAGAGCGGTTGGGACAACTATGGAATCTCTTTTGGAAGACCTTCCTCAAACATTCACATTAACAATGTCCACCTGCAGACTTCTCTTGGCTCTGCGATTGCCTTCGGGAGTGAGATGTCTGGTGGAATATCTGACATATACGTTGAGCACCTGCATGTCCATGATTCTTTCACCGGTATAAAATTGAAGACTATCCGAGGCCGAGGTGGTTTCATTGAAAACATAGTCATATCGGATGTCAAGATGGAAAATGTTCATGAGGCTTTTCGGTTCACAGGACATTGTGGCAGCCATCCTGATGACCAATACGATCCTGATGCTCTTCCGGTCGTCAAGCAGATTACCCTTAAGAATGTGGTTGGCACAAACATTTCCATTGCTGGTGTCCTCTCCGGAATTGAAGATGATCCCTTCACTGCTATCTGCCTTTCAAACATCAACTTGTCTATCACCTTAGATGCTTCTGCTTCATGGGTTTGTTCAAATGTCTCAGGGTTCTCTGAATCAGTCTTCCCTCAACCATGCTCCGACCTCCAAATCCCATACTCAAATTCTTCTCTCGCGTGCTTCTCACTTCTAAACTACAAAGCAATTGCAGCAGCCAAATAG